TGTCCATCACGGAGGACAAGGAAATAATGGAAGCCCGTTCCATCAGTCATTTAATTTCAACTTTGACGATCTGTTCAAAGACTTTGACCTCTTTAGTCAAAACCCACGGTcaaaaaagcactttgaaaatcACTTCCGAAGTCATCGGGAAGCTCACAATCGGCAAAGACGTTCTTTCCAAGAGTTCTCCTTTGGAGGTGGACTGTTTGATGATGTGTttgaaaatatggaaaagatGTTTTCATTCAGTGACTTTGAAAACGCACACCGACATGCGGTGCGAACTGATACCAGGTTTCATGGATCCAGCAAGCACTGCAGGACTGTCACTCAGAGACGGGGAAACATGGTTACTACATACACAGACTGCTCCGGACAAtagtgtttcctttcttttcatctcttttctttttctttcaacatcttcataatctttcttggttttgtgctaacatggaaaaaaattctttaaactGTTCGTTCTAAAAAACACTTAACTGCTATAAAGGAATTGTAGATGAAACTAATCTTCAGAATAGAAACAACATGCATTTGGAAAGTAGATGTCTCAGTAACTACTTAGAATGGGAGAGAAATAATCTCATATGACAGAAATCATATGTAACTTAGTAAACACTTTCCATAAGTTTGACCTTCAACacaagatatatatttttaatttcagaaatgtaatattttttcatatatgcCAATTCAGGACTGTTTGAGTTACTGGTGCATGGATTGCAGCAGAGGAGATACTTTAATTTtgaagtgctgctttttttatcctgtttttCCAAGTTTTCACTTGCAGTTTTTACCTGATATGGACTTACTGTACAAATTAGATTATTTAGACAAAATAGCAGCAGAAATATGACTTACATGGGTCTTTGTTACGCTGTCCAGCATTGCAAATGTAGTAATAATAAAACACTTCTTAAAGTTGGAAAATAACAAGAGGGAATATGTTAAGATTGTGCTTCGCCTACGAGAGTGATGTAGGAATTACTTTTATATCCAAATAGCCTTTCATTGGCCTGAAAAGATTTAAGGATTTGAATACCCTTGTCTTATTTAAGGGATATTCACACAAGTAAGTTTGTGTGCGTACaaggtgttgtttttttcttccaaaatacaaACATCTCTTTAGCAGGGTTTGGAAGAGCATACTGAAAACAGTCTTGTTTTATGCTTGTTGTGTTACCACATGTGCAATGTAGTTTCCGTAGCTCAGTTTATTAAACTTAAATACTCCTCTGTGCTCTTGTGAACTTAAACAAGATAAGCTTGCCTACAGATTCCTAGTGTTTCTGGAAGGGTCTAAATAAAAACTAGATAGGTTGTGTTTAGATTGACAGATCTATTACCTGGAAATGGGAATTTTTCAGCATTGTGATTTGAAAGGTAAATTCTTATCATAAACACACAGTAAACCAGAAAATTACAATTGTTGTATTCATCTGACGCCTTGTGGTGCTGGAATCTGATAACAAAGACGGTGCTAATGAGTATCAATTTCAGCACTATGGAAATATATAACTAGTCTAAACTGtttaaaactaacaaaaaaaacccccacaaccaaccaactaaaaaaaaccaccccacaacAAAACCCCTGAATATTTTAACTGATGTCAATTCAAAagttctgctttatttctgaacTAATGATACaggattaatattttaaactggTTCCCCTTAATAAGATTGCTGTCCCTTTAGAATTGTGAGATAAGAATTTGCCTTTCAGATTGATTGCATGAGCAAAATGAGCGTTTTAAACAGCAGTGTTCTAAATAGGCTTTGAGTTCATAAAACTTCTCTCAGAAGAGATTTAACCCTTTGCTTCTTGGATGGATATTTAAAGCTGCCTATTTTCTAAGTAACTTTAACCTTCCCCTCAAGGGTGCGTATTATTGCTTGTTCAGTTTTCATTCACTAAATACTTGGAATGGGTTGTTGCTTTATATtaagtgcttttccttttccatgttcttctttatttattaatagACTAATACCTCATATATGGTCTTTATAAAAAGCCAGTAATTTGTGCAACATTATCGGAATGTGCAATATTCTTACAGTAGGAAAAGTGCTGAGTGAGTGTGTGTTATTACCACACTTCTCTGTAAGAgatttttagtttcttctgtATAATTAATATATGATTCAACCAAAAGTTGTAACTCATGTAGATTTctgcaaatttttttgtttaatatactCCATCAGTCCTGTGCATGAATCAAATTATCTGCCTGATTCATACCATATGGGCATCCAAGTGAACAAATTATAAACTTAAAGTTCTGAACTACTTTCGCAAATACCAAGTTTTTGGAGGGCATTTCTGTATGCGTTTGAGGAGAATTGTTTACGCTGATAAGATTTTGGAAGGATGTGGCCTTCAGTATTAAATACAAGAGAGAGTATTAGTGAATGTCCTTTAGGGATGATGGCTGCTGGAAGTTAGAGGTTGGTGGCAACTCTACAAGCAGGATGCAAAGGTAAAATGTTAATGCCTTTTTTACGCTAGtgcatattttcttaatttaaaaaaaaattggagacAGCAGAATGAGTAGTTCCTAAGCATGGGAGAAGGAATATTGAATGTTCCTACTAGAACTAAACCATTGACTTCTCCAAAGGTAGATTTCTCCAGTTAAGAACTTGAGTCCATCCCTAATCCTGAATTAGAGGAGTAAAAGCTAAAATAATCACTGGAAATTGTAGGAAACACAGCCACCCCCAAAATTTAAGTCTATTTTAAGTGACTGTATGAGTTCAGCATCTTTCAGCATAAGCTTTTAGGTGAAAATCAAGGGTCCTTGGCTGCTTCTAGGTTAGCTTCCCCTCTTTGAGGATGCTCCAGACTTTATTAATACAAAGTGTACTTGTTTCCTTAACTCTTTGCAGTCAAAGTATGAAACTGGTAATATAGTGGTAGGGTTGCTAGTTTCCTAGCTGATAATACCTTAAAAAAACTTCTGCCTAGTCTATTTTTACCTGCTTCCATATTAGTTCTCTTAATTGTCGTAGGAAAACCAACAAATGCTTCCTATGGCTTCTCAAAGTGACCTTTCTGCTTATTCTGGTTGTTGATCCAAGGTAAAATCCAAAGGAGAGCTTGTCACTGGCATTGCAGAGCCTAGAGTACTGCTAGCTATGACTGTCTACGATGGGTGTGCTCTGAACAGACTTTAGCTGAAGAAATTCAGGCAAGCCTTTCTCAGCCAGCAGTCCTCTGTTCCATGGCTATCAGAACACAAGCTTGCAAAACATGTTGTGCTTCTCACTTATTCAGAGTTCTTGCATGTTCTTTTCCTATTTATAGTGCTTGCTTCATGGCAGGCTCTCCAGCGGAAGTCCTAATGTAACCTTATGACACCCCTGACTTCAGAATTCTCTGAAGTGCCATCTTTGATCTCCATATCTTGTGAGAAGATCCAGCAAAACCCTATTTTCTTTATTGTGTGAGGGTGAAAAATACAATTCTTAACAATTTATTGAAAGGCGTTTATGCATATGTAACTCCAGATGGTTAAGTTTCTGAAACTTTACAAAAAATagtggttttttcttgtttgtttttttttcccattatacTTTTGAAACACAGTATCTAGTGGAGATGAAAGTACTGTAAACTTAATTAGGGTGCCATTACATTAAACATGTGAAAATTCTTTGTGTGtgaagtcttttctttctttttttctcccctgccccccaaGTTCTTCAAGATGGCGGCAGAGGCTGGATTTAGGGTGGGTGTGTGGCACTTGTGTTTTATGGAACATTTGGACTACTACATTTTCCTTGAATGGGATGATGGGGttggcagggagaagggagtGGGTTTGAAAGAAATTGACTTAATTTTACCTGGtctgtttttcttaaacatgTTGATATTCATTTGGGTTTAGACCCTGTGCTTTCTGAGAGGCAGaactcctctgcctgctgcctgtgctctcCTCACCCGGCTGAGGTGCAGGAGAGCAGTATGACCAAACTTAATTGGCCTGGATTGCCACTGAAAAGCACAGGTTCTGAAGCCAAGGTTAGGATGCTGTCATCCTGATTTGAAAGTTGACTCCATGACAGTGCTCGCAAGTTCTTGTTTTCTGGGCCTAATCCTTACAAGGTGAAGGGTATAAAAATGTTGGGATTCCGTATGTCTCATCGGGCCACTTCTCATTAGAACAGTCTTCCCTGGAGCCCTAGCAAATCTGCCATATTAACCATGCAAAACTAATGAGGACTAAATGTGTTGGAGACAACGGAAGATctgtgttatatttttattctgaggggtgtggggttttttagttaTTTGTAAATTGAAAACTTCCATCAGGAGTGTCTGTTGGACATGAAACAAAAGCCTCGTGTAGGTACCCTGACTGTGCTGTGTTTGGGGctcatttcagaataaaatgctgTCAGAGGATTGTTTGGCtctggtgggtgatgtggttTAGCCTGACGGGTTTGCCCTCAGGGAGTCATTCATACAGCCGTACTGCTGACTTCTGTAGTGGGGGCATCTGGTTCTCCAGGGACTGGATGGAGACCAGCATTGTTGAGGCCACTTAGGAGTTGTGCGATCAATTGACTGTCAGTCACTCCTAGTGTAAGTTTGAATCAATTCTGTGTAAAGGCTGTAACTCATCCGTGATACCAGTTTGTTTAAAAGAACAAGCAAGCTGCTTTCAAGTGATGCACTTCAAAGCTTAGCCACagtggaaaacagcattttatatGGGGCATGTTACCTATCAAAGCAGTGGCATTTGATtcaacagcatttaaaaactacagtaaCACTGAAATGAATGATACTGCTTGTGTTGTTCCTACTGTGGTTGCAGTCGCACCGAAAGGTGCTGTGGAGGAGCTCAGGTCACTAGGGATGGCTGCAGTATTCTACCAAGACTTCAAGACACTAACTGGAGATTGTGGACTGTCTTTTCCAAGCAGTTCGGGAACAGTCCACCAAGCAATGAAtcaacacagaatcacagaatggtaggggttggaagggacctctggagatcatctcgtccaacccctctgcttaagcaggcacacccagagcagggggcacagggcagcatccaggtgggttttgaatgtttccagggaaggagactccacagtctccctgggcagcctgttccactgctctggcacccgcacaggaaagaagttttttctcatattgaggtggaacttcctgggttccaacttgtgcccattgcccctcgtcctgtcattggacactactgaaaagagtccagtcccatgCTCTTGAGatccacccttcagatatttataagcatttgatgagatccctcctcagtcttttcgaggctgaacaaacccaggtatCTCAGCCATTCCTCGTAAAGGAGATGTTCCTGTTCcccgatcatcttggtagctctctgctggatttgctcaagcagttccctgtcttttcttgaagtggggagcccagaactggatgcagtactccaaatgtggtctcactagggcagagtagagggggaggataacctctctcgacctgctggtcacactccttttaaaccaccccaggataccattggccttcttggccacaagggcacagtgctggctcatggtcagcttgttgtccaccaacactcccaggtccttctcaacagagctgctttccagtagttcagcccccagcctgtactggtgcatggagttgttcctccccaggtgcaggaccttgctctTGCTCTTGCTCTTGTTGGATTTCATTaagttcccctcagcccagctctctagCCTGTCCAGGTCgcgctggatggcagcacagccttctggtgtatcagccactcctcccggCTTGGTATCATTAGGAAACACCTGGTATCAACATATACATAtgcttttgggggggggagggctgggggtttcatttatttatttatttttacttgtgTTGCATGTCTGTTGGGAGTCTGAGTTGTGTGTTTCTCTAGGCTGGCAAGAACCCCATGCACTTCTCAAAGGTATCCCtgaggagaaagagggaggTGCTTGGCTCACCTTTGCTTGGCCTgacagctgctctccagccataGGCAGCTGGGAAGGGTGCTGACAGTAATCTTGATCAGTGGTGCTGGTGTCTGGCTGCTGTGGGGGTGCAAGCCTGACCTCAGAGCGGTCTGCTCCAGTGGAGGTGCATGGGGTGTTCGCCTTGCATGGGTCTGGTGCTTGGGCTTTGCCAATACTGTCCCAGGCTCTTCTGACTTGCAGATGCAGGTGAGACTAAGCTGAGGAATGTTTAGGAAAATGGATCATCTTCTTGTGTTTggtggggttatttttttggtgtttttcagtgttgtttttttttctgtttgtttttttaactgcctGGACTACTATGACAAGGAAATCAGAGTGGAGAAAGGGGAATGAGGAAACCAGTAAACCAGTGCTTTATGAGTTACAGTAGAGAGGACCTCTGTCAACAGCTCATTTCATGAGCATGTTGTTTGTGGTACTGTAACATCCAAAGTCCTAAGCTGAAGAATTGCGGCTAGTGTACATCTGGAAGCCAGAAGCACAGTCAGAGACAGTTACAGGCTGGATGTGGAGGAACTGGAGGAAATGATGTTTGCAATGTCTGCTCTGGTGTTATGGTTCACCCAGCTCCTTATGCCTCGCAGCACCCCTCACTGCATGAGGATGGCAACCTCTACCGGGGACTTCTCTAGGAAGTAGTCAGGATGTAAATAAGTGTGTTTCAGTTGCTGGTCAGGACCTGGATGACGTATTCATGTGGCCCTCTGTTCGCCAGGTATGGCTGCCTGGCTAGGGAggatgtggtggtggtgggcaaTTGGCCTGGCCCCAAAGGAAGACCAGGAATTGTGGAAGGTCCAGGTGACATAAACACCAGAGGTGtagcttttcttccaaaacatgAATCTTTTGCAATGCAAAATGGAACATTGTTTTAATAATGAGAACTGTGGGGCAGACAGTGTGTGGAGATGGGAGTCCTAGAGCGACTTCAGGGATGTTACAGATGTGCTGCAGGATATAGATGAGCTGCAGGGTGGTGCCCTCAGTCTGATCTGGGGCGTGGAGGGTAGGGTGTTGTTTCAGAGTCCAGAACATCTGCTATTCAGGGTGGATGAAGTCAGCCTGCTCCAGAAACGCAGAATATTGAGTAGTCCACATCAGCCAACCCTGGGGCTATGCCTGTGTTGCCATCTTCTGAAATTAGTTTCCAGTTTCACATTGAACTCTCCTGTTAGGCACCACTTGTTACTAGAATTTTATCTAGAcatgagaaagagagaataCATTTTAGGTGGTTACTTGTTGATGATATTGCCATCATCTGTTCTTCATTTCCCACTGGCACAGAAGTGAATATGCAAAATGAGAAATGGGAAAGATAAAGTGAGCCTTGTCTGAGGGGTCCCGCTTGGCCTTAATCCATTTCACTTTAGCACCTGGCACTTGCAAGATTTCTAGCCTTGAATATGCAGGATTTTGGGTAGTGATCTAATGAAAAGTTGTGTATTATGCCCACAGGGCAGGAGTAACATACgtttctcttctgctgtgcaACAATAGGCACTTTAGAGAACTCAATTAAATTATAGAGCGGAGCTGAAATGCCTGTCCTGGGGCAGTGTTCACCAGGCTCCACCTGGCTGAAGTAGGGGAACACATTGAAATGCTGTGATCATAATGCTGAGCATGCAGAGctccagctgaggaagaagataCTCTCTTCTCCGCCCAAATTCCTTAATGAATCCGGACAATGACTTTGATTCAGTCTCTCTGCTTTAATATGTAAATTGGTGACAtgaaagttgttttaaaataatatgggTCTTTGGCCTGTCCAGCAGCTAACCCATGCTTGGGTTGATGCTTCTGCTACCTCTTGTTAGCTCAAACTTTGAGACAGGTAGGGAGGAAGGGCAGAGGCAATGGCGGCTGTGTTGCTGGGATCAGTGTGCAGGTGTTATCACTTGTgtacaaataaatgaaataattaccTCTGCAGGTAGAGCATATATACAGCTTGCTTCTGCTAGGAGCTGAATGCAGAGCTCCTGGCTTGCTGGTAGAAATGGTATTAAAATCAAGAAACGcgctttctctcctcctcttcttacCCCgccccccttttatttttcttcttttgatgtCTTGGGCTCTTCTCTACTCCCACCCGTTTGGCAATGGCTATAGTTATGTTTCTACTTGCTTTGCAAGTCTCTATCAATTCATCTTAGTCTGTGCATACAAAGCACGTTTTGCAAGCCAATGACGTTTTGTGAAATAGTGCAAACCATTTCAGTGCAACCTAATTTCCTCCTATCTGTCTTTCTCCATATCCTGTTGAGTTAGCCAAGTACGCAGCAGGGGGTTTTGTACTGGTTTTCTGCCTTTATTCGGTCTGGGGGAGGACAAATGATACCCAATCTTGCATAAAGCTGGACAGGTGCTGACAGATGATATCTTACATAAAATCTGCTGATAGACATTTAAGCTACaaatgtttttggaaaaaaaaattgacctGGCAGAATGAATTATGTCTGATCAGTACATTGCATTATAACcttgaagtttaaaaataaaatcaaatactCAACCCCCACTGCTCCCCCAAACCAAATCAACCCCCCCCACCTTGGTAAGCGTGTAGACTAACTTGAGCACTGTAGCTGTTTTCCCTTATAAAATTCCTTCTGTGTTGAGGGAAACATAACTTTTAACACACGATAAATGAACGGGATTCTGTAAGAGATACCATAAGGAAATGGCTGGAGCACTTAGACCTCCACAGTTAGCTTTATGCTTGCTTAGAAGCAAtgatttatttcaatttatgGGCACCTAACAAAGGCAACATATGGCACTTCATGAAGTTATCCCCTTGTCAGCTGAGCTCTGTTGACTGTTTCTAAGTACTGACTTACGTCTGCCCAGATCCAGGATATTTGGATCAATTTACATGTCCTTCACTGGTTAGGAGAATGCAAGTAGTTATCATGAGTTATCGCTGCTTAGACACACAGTAACT
The Phalacrocorax aristotelis chromosome 1, bGulAri2.1, whole genome shotgun sequence DNA segment above includes these coding regions:
- the DNAJB9 gene encoding dnaJ homolog subfamily B member 9 isoform X2 translates to MATTQSVFTFALCILMITELILATENYYDILGVPKNASDRQIKKAFHKLAMKYHPDKNKSPGAEAKFREIAEAYETLSDENKRREYDQFVHHGGQGNNGSPFHQSFNFNFDDLFKDFDLFSQNPRSKKHFENHFRSHREAHNRQRRSFQEFSFGGGLFDDVFENMEKMFSFSDFENAHRHAVRTDTRFHGSSKHCRTVTQRRGNMVTTYTDCSGQ
- the DNAJB9 gene encoding dnaJ homolog subfamily B member 9 isoform X1, translating into MENFGTRGMATTQSVFTFALCILMITELILATENYYDILGVPKNASDRQIKKAFHKLAMKYHPDKNKSPGAEAKFREIAEAYETLSDENKRREYDQFVHHGGQGNNGSPFHQSFNFNFDDLFKDFDLFSQNPRSKKHFENHFRSHREAHNRQRRSFQEFSFGGGLFDDVFENMEKMFSFSDFENAHRHAVRTDTRFHGSSKHCRTVTQRRGNMVTTYTDCSGQ